One window of the Dermacentor andersoni chromosome 10, qqDerAnde1_hic_scaffold, whole genome shotgun sequence genome contains the following:
- the LOC129388054 gene encoding uncharacterized protein, whose product MIKISVSSIMKKEDWLVFYDNKSINGPETLKNMTKYAQSLGVSNNTILYHASGYSIYSVDIGQKNRYPLSDVSTNGTFCKGPSAVIFVEFQGQYNPRSMVKGTAGTFGVEKVYFNDEDLKTMNATFANCKQGKRRRRKGQGNKGKGNKGKGKGKNGKGRKKDKPQ is encoded by the exons AAGGAGGATTGGCTGGTATTTTATGACAATAAATCCATTAATGGGCCCGAAACATTAAAGAATATGACGAAATACGCACAATCATTAGGCGTGTCGAATAACACTATTTTATATCATGCTTCAGG ATACTCTATATATTCAGTGGATATTGGGCAGAAGAATCGCTATCCCTTGTCAG ACGTCTCCACAAACGGGACATTTTGCAAAGGGCCAAGCGCGGTGATATTTGTGGAGTTTCAAGGACAGTATAATCCACGCAGCATGGTGAAAGGAACAGCGGGCAC GTTTGGTGTGGAGAAGGTCTATTTTAATGATGAAGACTTAAAAACTATGAACGCTACATTTGC GAACTGCAAACAAGGAAAGAGGCGAAGAAGAAAAGGACAAGGAAACAAAGGAAAAGGaaacaaaggaaaaggaaaaggaaagaatggGAAAGGTAGAAAGAAAGACAAGCCACAATAG